A single Longimicrobiaceae bacterium DNA region contains:
- a CDS encoding enoyl-CoA hydratase family protein: MTTTLLAADLRPTHFLWEVDGPVATITLSRPERKNPLTFQSYAELRDTFRQLAFATDVKVVVLTGAGENFCSGGDVHDIIGPLVRMKEEGHMDELLTFTRMTGDLVKAMRGCPQPIVAAVDGQCVGAGAILAMASDLRLGTARSRVAFLFTRVGLSGADMGACAILPRIIGQGRASELLYTGRSMGGEEAERWGFYNRLVDPGQLQEEARDLARQLAAGPTFAHGMTKRCLHQEWAMGVDEAIEAEAQAQAICMQTEDFARAYRAFVAKERPVFEGN, translated from the coding sequence ATGACCACCACGCTCCTCGCCGCCGACCTCCGCCCCACCCACTTCCTCTGGGAGGTGGACGGCCCCGTCGCGACCATCACCCTCTCGCGCCCCGAGCGGAAGAACCCCCTCACCTTCCAGTCGTACGCAGAGCTGCGCGACACCTTCCGCCAGCTCGCATTCGCCACCGACGTGAAGGTGGTGGTGCTCACCGGCGCGGGCGAGAACTTCTGCTCCGGCGGCGACGTGCACGACATCATCGGGCCGCTGGTGCGGATGAAGGAGGAGGGGCACATGGACGAGCTGCTCACCTTCACCCGCATGACCGGCGACCTGGTGAAGGCCATGCGCGGCTGCCCGCAGCCCATCGTCGCGGCCGTCGACGGGCAGTGCGTCGGCGCGGGGGCCATCCTCGCCATGGCGAGCGACCTGCGGCTGGGGACCGCGCGCAGCAGGGTGGCCTTCCTCTTCACCCGGGTGGGGCTCTCCGGCGCGGACATGGGCGCCTGCGCGATCCTCCCCCGCATCATCGGGCAGGGGCGCGCGAGCGAGCTGCTCTACACCGGGCGCAGCATGGGCGGGGAGGAGGCTGAGCGGTGGGGGTTCTACAACCGCCTCGTGGATCCCGGGCAGCTGCAGGAGGAGGCGCGCGACCTCGCCCGCCAGCTCGCCGCCGGGCCCACCTTCGCGCATGGCATGACCAAGCGCTGCCTGCACCAGGAGTGGGCCATGGGGGTGGACGAAGCCATCGAAGCCGAGGCGCAGGCGCAGGCCATCTGCATGCAGACCGAGGACTTCGCCCGGGCGTACCGGGCGTTCGTCGCGAAGGAGCGGCCCGTGTTCGAGGGGAACTGA
- a CDS encoding acyl-CoA dehydrogenase family protein, which yields MPDRTFLAWPFFDAPHRRLAEELEAWVASEVAVREPDERDVDAACRELVRRLGAAGWIRYALPAPYGNAGERLDVRTLCLVRETLARASGLADFAFAMQGLGSGPISLFGSDALKRRYLPGVAAGDSIAAFALSEPEAGSDVAAMRTTARRDGGGFVIDGRKTWISNAGIANHYVVFARFPEAGERGFAAFVVDAENPGLHLGERIETVAPHPLGTLELDGCRVPAEALVGEAGAGLRVALGTLDVFRSTVGAAALGLARRALDEALAWSREREAFGKPLADFQLTQARLADMAVDVDASALLVYRAAWTRDAGAQRITREAAMAKLYATEAAQRVVDSAVQLFGGRGVVAGAAVERLYREVRALRIYEGTSEIQKLVIAGQLLGEAGKPRAKDEASDA from the coding sequence ATGCCTGACCGCACCTTCCTCGCGTGGCCGTTCTTCGACGCGCCGCACCGGCGGCTCGCGGAAGAGCTGGAGGCGTGGGTGGCGTCGGAGGTGGCGGTGCGCGAGCCGGACGAGCGCGACGTGGACGCCGCGTGCCGGGAGCTGGTCCGCAGGCTCGGCGCCGCCGGGTGGATCCGGTACGCGTTGCCGGCGCCCTACGGGAACGCCGGCGAGCGGCTGGACGTGCGGACCCTCTGCCTCGTGCGGGAGACGCTGGCACGGGCATCCGGGCTGGCGGACTTCGCCTTCGCCATGCAGGGGCTGGGGAGCGGGCCCATCTCCCTCTTCGGCTCGGACGCGCTCAAGCGGCGTTACCTGCCGGGGGTGGCGGCGGGGGACTCGATTGCGGCGTTCGCGCTCTCCGAGCCGGAGGCGGGCTCCGACGTCGCGGCCATGCGCACCACGGCGCGGCGCGACGGCGGCGGATTCGTGATCGACGGGCGGAAGACGTGGATCTCCAACGCGGGGATCGCCAACCACTACGTGGTCTTCGCGCGCTTCCCGGAGGCGGGGGAACGGGGGTTCGCCGCCTTCGTGGTGGACGCGGAGAATCCGGGACTGCACCTCGGCGAGCGGATCGAGACGGTGGCGCCGCACCCGCTGGGGACGCTGGAGCTCGACGGGTGCAGGGTCCCGGCCGAAGCGCTGGTGGGCGAGGCGGGGGCGGGGCTCAGGGTGGCCCTGGGGACGCTTGACGTGTTCCGCTCCACGGTGGGGGCCGCGGCGCTCGGGCTCGCGCGGAGGGCGCTGGACGAGGCGCTGGCGTGGTCCCGCGAGCGGGAGGCGTTCGGGAAGCCGCTCGCCGATTTCCAGCTCACGCAGGCACGCCTGGCCGACATGGCCGTGGACGTGGACGCCAGCGCGCTCCTCGTCTACCGCGCCGCGTGGACGCGGGACGCGGGGGCGCAGCGCATCACACGGGAGGCGGCGATGGCGAAGCTGTACGCCACCGAGGCGGCGCAGCGGGTGGTCGACTCCGCGGTGCAGCTCTTCGGCGGGCGCGGCGTGGTGGCGGGCGCCGCCGTCGAGCGGCTGTACCGCGAGGTCCGCGCGCTCCGCATCTACGAGGGCACTTCCGAGATCCAGAAACTGGTCATCGCCGGGCAGCTCCTCGGCGAGGCCGGCAAACCCCGGGCGA